The Zingiber officinale cultivar Zhangliang chromosome 10A, Zo_v1.1, whole genome shotgun sequence genome contains a region encoding:
- the LOC122026559 gene encoding cysteine-rich repeat secretory protein 38-like, whose protein sequence is MAANPFRADCDGDAYNSSSSFGRSLSDLLSSLTFLSSNSNSANATAGAGRDSVYGLYMCQGDLSGSNCQSCIQTVVAGANQSCPGVRRAIVYYNQCHLRYSDANFFGVVDADGFNMTNPLEAAPQRRPLMCATNMSDMYPLFALAQCTADLSPNGCRRCLTASLAAIENCCIQRKGWRYLSPSCWIRYEPTPFFGNYPNNLSTGLFDDLSTQAPATGFYSSSAGDDGDRMYGLGLCAGDDVTRGECAACLATVGRAIANECPNKTEGYMWYGPCFLKYSQQRFFGELDTDVHTFCGGAAPVTAEFSRATEARARSIAQEARWRRSTRWRRSARWRRSASSGVGVVRE, encoded by the exons ATGGCAGCGAACCCTTTCAGAGCAGATTGCGACGGCGACGCCTACAACTCGAGTAGCAGCTTTGGCAGAAGCCTAAGCGACCTCTTGTCCTCCCTTACTTTCCTTTCCTCCAACTCTAACTCCGCCAACGCCACCGCCGGAGCCGGTAGAGACTCCGTCTACGGCTTATACATGTGCCAAGGCGACCTCTCCGGCTCCAACTGCCAGAGCTGCATCCAGACGGTCGTCGCCGGCGCCAACCAAAGCTGCCCGGGAGTTCGTCGAGCGATCGTCTACTACAACCAGTGCCACCTCCGCTACTCTGACGCAAACTTCTTCGGCGTCGTCGACGCTGACGGATTCAACATGACCAACCCCTTGGAG GCGGCGCCCCAGCGACGGCCGCTCATGTGTGCCACCAACATGTCGGATATGTATCCCCTGTTCGCCCTGGCTCAGTGCACGGCTGACCTGAGCCCCAACGGCTGCCGGAGGTGCTTGACGGCGAGTCTGGCGGCCATCGAGAACTGTTGCATCCAGAGGAAAGGGTGGCGGTATCTCTCCCCGAGCTGCTGGATAAGGTACGAGCCCACTCCGTTCTTCGGCAATTACCCCAACAACTTGAGCAC AGGCCTCTTCGACGACCTGAGTACTCAAGCTCCGGCGACGGGCTTCTACAGCTCTTCCGCCGGAGACGACGGCGATAGGATGTACGGCCTCGGGCTCTGCGCCGGGGACGATGTGACTCGTGGTGAGTGCGCGGCGTGCCTCGCCACAGTGGGGCGAGCCATAGCGAACGAGTGCCCCAACAAGACGGAGGGGTACATGTGGTACGGACCGTGCTTCTTGAAGTACTCGCAGCAACGCTTCTTTGGCGAGCTAGACACCGACGTGCACACCTTCTGCGGCGGCGCGGCGCCGGTGACCGCGGAGTTCAGTCGTGCTACAGAGGCGAGAGCGCGAAGCATTGCGCAGGAGGCGAGGTGGCGGCGTTCGACGAGGTGGAGGCGTTCGGCGAGGTGGCGACGTTCAGCGTCGAGTGGCGTTGGCGTTGTTCGAGAATAG